TCATCGATAAAACCTCCTTTATTTTTTGTCCCCAGGAGGTTATAATAAAAACAAGGTTAACCTCCTAACGGGGGTTTGCTGTATGGCAGGAAGGGACTGTTTGGCGACGGGCCTTCCTGTTTCGCTTTTATTAAATTTTATTTGCATTAATAAAATCCTTTAATGCTTGTTCCTCTATGCGCCATACTTTGCCTAATTTACTTCCGGTTAGCTTTCCCTCCCTTAACCATTTCGTTATGGTCCTGATATTCACTCCAAGAACTAGCGCCGCCTCTTCGGGTGAATACAATTTTTCTATTGGTGCCATGTATTACCCCCTTTCTTATAGTCATTATTAATACAATAGTGTATTTATGTGTCACTGTCAATACTTATTTGTATTCTTCTATAATATTTTTAAAAAAGGGTGTCGGCATTATCGACATCCTTCTGCAAGGGCCTGAGTATTAATAATCCCCCTGAGCGGATTATAATTCCGGTCATGGTATCTTTGTTTCAATGCATCCCCGACGAGAAGAACGCTCCCACACAGGTTTTTTTTAGCTACCTGGAATAGTAATCAAAAATATTTTCCTGTGAATACCCGGTGTAAGAACTGACAAAGGTATCAATGTACCATTACCTTCCAGACTGTTACCTTTGACACTTCCTTACCTGTACGTGTGAGGGAAAAAAATAATCTTGTCACTATATCCGGATGTCAAACGCCAGGGCCTCCCCGCCTTGGTATTACTCACTTTTTCCAGGATGCTTCATACCAGACAATTATTTTCAGGGCCTCACAGGGCAACCTCGAAGGCCTTTCTTCCGGGAATACCCCTTCTTTTGCGGCCCTAAACCCCTTCACCCCTTTTTCAAGCGTGCGCCCTGACATACCGGCCCCGATTTTTTGAGCAAGACTGTCACGGGATTGACCTTTTTCCAGTTCAGGAACTATTTCCTTAACTGGCGTCTGTTCATATTGAGGTGCATTAAAATGGCCTTTGGCCTGTCTCTCCTTAGCCCGTTGCGCCTCAATTTCTCTCAACTTATACGCCTCAGTTAAGATTCGAGCCTTTGTTTTCTCCCTCTGTTGGTTATAGGCAATAAGCTTTTCCTGCTCATCAAGTTCGTCATGGAAGTCCCTGATTATTGCGTTTGTAGTTATAAACCCCAGGGCCAACATTGCTTTCCATC
The Desulfotomaculum sp. genome window above contains:
- a CDS encoding DNA-binding protein, which encodes MAPIEKLYSPEEAALVLGVNIRTITKWLREGKLTGSKLGKVWRIEEQALKDFINANKI